Within the Acidimicrobiia bacterium genome, the region CCGCCGTCCGTGACCTCGACCGGGTCATCCTCCTCGCGGGCGGGCGCAACAAGGGCCTCGACCTCGGTGAGCTGCGCGCGCTCGCGCCGCGGCTTCGCGCAGTGGTCGCGATCGGGGAAGCGGCACCGGAGGTGGCAGAAGCGTTTGCGGATGCCGTGCAGGTGGTCGTGGCGGACTCGATGCGCGATGCCGTGCGGGCCGCGCGTGACCTGGCCGAGTCGGGGGACACGGTGTTGCTCTCTCCTGCGTGCGCGTCGTTCGACTGGTATTCCTCGTACTCGGCTCGCGGCGACGACTTCGCCCGTGAGGTGCGAGGCCTCGTGGAGGTGGACGGATGACGGCTCCCCGCACCGCCGCCCGTCCGGGCACGTACGTGATGCTCGTGGCGACGATCGCCGTCCTGAACGTCGTCGGCGTCGTCATGGTGCTGTCCGCGTCCTCCGTGTTCTCGCTCGAGAGCCATGGCTCGGCCTGGTACACGTTCACGCGCCAGGTCGCGTGGACGTTGCTGGGCGTGATCGGCTTCGCCGTCACTCTGCGGATCGACTACCGGCGCTGGCGTCGGGTGGTCGAGCCGCTGCTCGTCGTCACGGGCGTAATGCTCGTACTGGTCCTCGTGCCGCCGTTCGGTCTCGAGGTGGCCGGCGCGCGCCGCTGGTTGGGTGTCGCGGGGTGGAGCGTGCAGCCCAGCGAGCTCGCCAAGCTCGCCCTCGTGCTGTTCGCGGCCGAAATCCTCACGCGTCGCGAGCACGAGGTGCTCGAGTGGCGGCGAGTGCTCCGACCGGTGCTGTTCGTGCTCGGCGGCTTCGCCGTGCTGGTATGCATGGAGCCCGACCTGGACTCGGCGCTCCTCATCGCCCTCATCGTGGGGACCGTTCTGATGGTGGGTGGCGTCCGAATCGCGCACCTGGCTGCGGTGGGCGGCACCGGCGCCGCTGCCGCGGCGGTCTTCACGCTGTCGACCGGTTACCGACGCGACCGCCTCCTCACCTTCCTGAACCCCGCGGCCGACGCGGCCAACACCGGGTACCAGGCCACCCAGAGCTTCATCGCACTGGGCAGCGGGGGAATCAGCGGGGTGGGGCTCGGGGCCGGGCGCGCCAAGTGGCTCTTCCTTCCCAACGCGCACACCGACTTCATCTTTGCCGTCATCGGTGAAGAGCTGGGGTTGATTGGCACCTTCATCGTGCTCGTGCTGTTCATCGCCTTCGTCATGCTCGGAACAATCACTGCGATGCGGGCGCCCGATCGGTTCGGGACGCTCCTTGCCGCAGGGATCACGGTGTGGATCGGCGCGCAAGCCGCGGTGAACATGGGCGGGGTCGTCGGCTTGATGCCCGCATCGAGCGTGCCGCTGCCCTTCGTGTCCTTCGGTGGTTCGGCGCTCGTCGTGACGATGGTGGGCGCGGGGATCCTGGCCAACGTGGCTCGGCAATCGCGATGACCACGAAGGATGCACCCGTGTTCGCGCTCGTGACCGGCGGTGGCACCGGTGGTCACGTGTACCCGGCGATCGCGGTGGCGCAGGAGCTTGTTCGGCGCGGCCACCCGAAAGAGAGCGTCTACTTCGTCGGCGCGCAACGGGGCCTGGAGGCCACCGCGGTGCCTGCCGCCGGCTTCACGATCGATCTTCTCCCCGGTCGCGGCATCCGACGCAGCCTGCGTCCTGCTGCGCTGCGGGACAACGTGAGTGCCCTCTTCGGCGCGTGCCGGGCGTTCACGAAGGCGTTCCGGCTCGTGGGTCGGGTACGACCGCGGGTCGTCTTCGGCGTCGGCGGCTTCGCATCCCTGCCCTGTGTGGTCGCGGCGCGATTGCGACGGGTCCCGGCGGTGGTGCACGAGCAGAACGCAGCACCCGGCCTCGCGAACAGGATCGGCGTTCGTCTCGGCGCGCGCCCTGCGGTTTCGATTCCGGGGACGCGCTTGCGGGGAGCGGTCGTCACCGGCAATCCGATTCGACCGGAGATCTCCGCCGTCACCCGAGCGCTGGCTGCGCCACCGCTGGTCGCGGTGTTCGGCGGCAGCCTCGGCGCGCAGCGGCTCAACGACTCGGCCGTGGCCCTCGCTGCCCTCTGGCGTGACCGCGATGACATCGAGGTGCTGCTCGTCACAGGGCGGCGCGATCATGAGCGGTCCTCGGCGCGGCTCCGCGCGGTCCGTGGCCCGGAGGACCGCCTGCCCTTCCAGGTCGTGGCGTACGAAGAGCACATGGAGGGCGTGTACGCACGCTCGGCATTGGTCGTGAGTCGGGCCGGTGCGGTCACGGTCGCGGAGCTGGCAGCCACCGGCACGCCGGCGCTGCTGGTGCCGTTGCCCGGCGCGCCCCACGACCATCAGACGCGAAATGCCGAGACCCTGGTCGCGGCAGGGGCCGCGGTGCTGGTGCCCGACGGCGAGCTCGACGGTGTTCGCCTCGCGGCAGCGGTCGACGAGCTGCTCGTCGACCAGGGACAGCTCGCTGCGATGTCGTCGGCCGCGCGATCGCTCGCGCGCCCTGATGCTGCGCAGAGAGTCGCTGATCTCGTGGAAGAAGTCGCCCGTGCCGCCTGACCTCGACCTCTCGAATGCGCGTGCCCTCCACATCATCGGAGTTGGTGGCGCCGGCATGAGCGCGATCGCCGCTGTCCTTGCGCGCATGGGGCACCGCGTGAGCGGGTCCGACCTCAAGGAGTCCGCGCGCACCGAGCGGTTGCGCGCGATGGGCGTCGATGTCGCTCTCGGCCACGACGGTTCGAACCTTCCCGCGGCGCTCGACGCCGTCGTGGTCTCGACCGCAGTGCCGCCGACGAATCCCGAAGTCGTCGCCGCGCTGGAGCGTGAGATCCCGGTCCTCCGACGGGCCCAGGCGCTGGGGGCGATCGTCGCAACTCGGCGAGGCATCGCGGTCGCCGGTAGCCACGGAAAGACCACGACATCGTCGATGCTGACCCTGTGCCTGCGCGCCGCCGGTTGGCACCCGAGCTTCCTCATCGGGGGAGACCTCAACGAGGTCGGGACGAACGCGGCGTACGACACGGGTGAGTGGCTCGTGGTCGAGGCCGATGAGAGCGACGGCACGTTCCTCGAGCTCGAACCGGAGGCGGGCATCATCACGAACGTCGAGGCCGACCACCTCGACCATTACGGCGACTTCCCGCACCTCGTCGCTGCGTTCGCGAGCTTCCTCGAGCGAGTGCCGGGTCCGCGGGTGGTGTCGGCCGACGATGCGGTAGCCCGCGACATCGGTTCTGCGCATCCGGGCGTCCTCACCTTCGGGACGGCCGAAGACGCTGACTACCGCATCCAGCGTTACGTGGGGGAGCGTGCCGGCAGCACGTTCGATCTTGCGCGGGACGGCCACGTGATCGGCACGATCGAGTTGCCGGTGCCCGGTGCCCACAACGCGTCCAACGCGACGGCGGCCGCAGCGCTGGCGTTGGAGGTAGGGGTTCCGTTTGACGCGGTGCGTTCCGCGCTCGCGGGCTTCGGTGGCGTCGCCCGTCGTTTCCAGTTCCGTGGCGAGGTCGCCGGCGTCACGCTCGTCGATGACTATGCGCACATCCCCGGCGAGGTGACCGCGATGGTGCGAGCCGCCCGCGAGGGCGACTGGAAACGAGTTGTCGTGATCTTCCAGCCTCACCGGTTCACTCGCACTGCGCGTCTGTGGCGCGACTTCGCCGACGCGTTCGTGAACGCCGACGCCGTGGTGCTCACCGACGTGTACGGGGCCGGCGAGGTACCGCAGCCCGGTGTGTCGGGTCGGCTGCTCGTTCGCTCGGTCCTCGACGCGCACCCAGAGCTCCCGGTCACATACCTGCCCCGCCACGCGGATGTCGTCAAGCACGCACTTCACCTCGCGCGTCCTGGTGACGTGTTGCTCACGCTCGGCGCGGGAGACATCACGACCGTCCTCGACGAATGGCTGGGCTCCGAGGTGGTGTCGTGACGCTCGCGGAGATCGCGGATGCGCTCGAGGCGCGCGTGCCCGGCGGCGTCACCCGCGACGCGCGCATTGCCGAGTTCACCACGTACCGAGTGGGCGGCCCGGCCGCGGTGCTCGTCCGGGTGGCGAACGAGGCCGCCCTGCGGGAGGTAGCGGCCGTGCTTGCATGCCCGCAGCCGCCGGTGCTCATCATCGGGCGCGGCTCGAACCTGTTGGTCGCAGAGGCCGGGTTCCCCGGTGTCGGGTTGGTGCTCGATGGGGCGTTCGAGGAGGTCAACGTCGACGCCCAGTCGGGACTCGTGCGCGCCGGGGGAGCAACCGCGCTGCCCGTGCTCGCTCGCCGGGCCGCTGCGGCGGGTGTGGGCGGCCTGGAGTTCTTCGTCGGCATCCCCGGCTCGGTCGGGGGCGCGGTGAAGATGAACGCAGGCGGCCACGGCCGCGAGACGAGCGACGTGCTCGTGCGCGTCTGGCTCTTCGACGTGTTCGGTGCTCCCGACGCACCGATCGGTGAGCGAGCCGCGAGCGACCTTGCCCTGGCATACCGGCATTCGAACGTTGGGCCCGCCCACGTCGTGGTGAGTGCCGAGGTCGTCGGTGAGCCTGATGACGTCGCGAGCTGCGAGGCGCGCATCGCCGAGATCGTCCGCTGGCGGCGTGAGCACCAACCGGGTGGGTCGAACGCCGGATCGATCTTCCAGAACCCACCGAACGACTCCGCCGGGCGGCTGATCGACGCCGCCGGCCTCAAGGGGCTACGCGTCGGCGGTGCCTTCGTGTCGCCGAAGCACGCCAACTTCTTCCAAGCCGAGCCGGGAGCGACGGCCGACGACGTGGCTCAGCTGGTGGAGACCGTGCGCGAACGCGTGGCCGCGACCATGGGCGTCGCGCTCGTCCCCGAGCTGCGGATGGTCGGGTTCCCTCACCGAGACCAGGAGGACGACGGATGACCACCAACGCACCACCGCGACCGCGCAGGATGCCGCGTCGGACCGCGCCGCCGCGCTCCCGACCCCATCCGCGCCCGAGACCACGGCCGCGTCCAGCGATGGAGCCGCGACTTCGGGACAGACGTGTCGCTGTGATCCGTGAGGCGGGCCGAAGGCGCCTGCGTCGACTCCTCTGGGTGCTCGGCGCGGTGGCCGTTGCTGCCGCGGCAACCGGCGCGGTGCTGTCGCCGATCCTCGATGTCAACCAGATTGCAGTCGTGGGGGTCGACGGCGCCCACGGCCCCGAAGTCCGCGCCGCGGCCGGGGTCGCGCGCGGCGCACCGTTGATGCTCGTCGATACCGGAGCCGCCACTGAGCGCATCGAGAACTTGGCCTGGGTCGACGAGGCTCGGGTGAGCCGTCAGCTGCCCGGCACGTTGCGGGTCGAGATCACGCCGCGGTTCCCCGTCGCGTGGCGACCCGGCGATCCCGGCGAGGTGGAGCTGATCGATCGGCGGGGTGTCGCGGTCACGACCGCGCCGGCGCCTCCGGCCGGGCTGCCCCAGCTGCAGGCCGAGGGGCCTGACGTGCCGATCGGCGCACGCATCGCGAGCGCACTCGGCAGCGCGCTGGCGCCCCAGGTGGCGACCCTCGTGGTCGCCGGTGGCCACGGGCGGCTGCTCCTCGTCACCGGACCCGAGGTGCGTCTGGGCGAGGCCAGCGACCTCGCGGGGAAGGTGCGGGCCGCGGCCGCCGTCCTCGACGCTCTGAACGGCTTGAACGTCAACTACATCGATGTGCGGGTGCCCAGCGCGCCCGCCACCGGCTGAAGGACAGGGAAGCGTGGAGACCATGGAACCCGACGGGGCTAAGGTGGAAGCCGGCTCGACGCCGGTGCCGCACCCCGTGGCCGCCGACTCGGAGCCAACGGATCGCCCTCCCCCTGCCCTCGCGGCCGCCCCGGGCCCGGAGGCTCCCGAGCCCGAGATCCCTCGGATCGAGGCGCCGGGCGGCGACAATGGTGGAGTCGGCTCTCCGGGGGCGCAGAGCGGCTCACCGGCCCACCCCGCACCGCGGGGTGGTACCCCGAGTGAAAGCGGAAGGACGACCGAGATGCTGGGGGAACCGCAGAACTACCTGGCGGTCATCAAGGTCGTCGGTGTCGGCGGCGGCGGCGGGAACGCGGTCAACCGGATGATCGACGCCGGCCTCAAGGGTGTCGAGTTCGTCGCGGTGAACACGGACGCGCAGTCCCTGCTCATCAGCGACGCTGACGTCAAGCTCGACATCGGCCGCCAGCTGACCCGTGGGCTCGGCGCGGGCTCGGATCCCGAGCTCGGGCGTCAGGCCGCCACCGACCACCGCGACGAGATCGAGGAAGTCCTCAAAGGCGCCGACATGGTGTTCGTCACCGCTGGGGAAGGCGGCGGCACGGGCACCGGTGGCGCTCCGGTCGTTGCCGAGGTCGCGCGCTCGCTCGGTTCGCTCACGATCGCGATCGTGACGCGACCCTTCAGCTTCGAAGGCCGCCGGCGATCGGTGCAGGCGGATGGCGGCATCCAACGACTGCGCGCGGTTGTCGACACGATGATCGTCGTTCCCAACGATCGGCTGCTCGAAGTGGCCGATGAGAAGTCGTCGTTGCTCACCGCGTTCAAGATGGCCGACGACGTGCTGCTCCAGGGTGTACAGGGCATCGCCGACCTGATCACCACGCCAGGCCTCATCAACACCGACTTCGCCGACGTGCGCGCGGTGATGAAGGACGCGGGGAACGCGCTCATGGGCATCGGCACCGCCTCCGGCGAAGGTCGCGCGCTTTCAGCAGCACGCTCGGCGATCTCGAGCGTGCTGCTCGAAGCCAGCATCGAGGGCGCACGCGGCCTCTTGCTCAACGTGGCGGGCCCGTCCGACCTCGGTCTCTTCGAGGTGAACGAGGCGGCTGAGGTGGTCAAGGAGACGGCCCACCCGGATGCCAACATCATCTTCGGTGCCACGATCGACGATTCACTCGGCGACGAGGTCCGCATCACGGTGATCGCGGCGGGATTCGACCGTGCGGGCGAGAGCCGTGAGATCACCCGCCGCACGGAGCCGACCTTGGGGCTCGCCGACGGGCCCGCCCGCGCCGGGTTCGACGACGAGGAAGACGGCAGCAGCGACGACGACGACGACTTCGACGTGCCCGAGTTCCTCCGCTGATCAGGGGCCACCGCACCCTCTGCTGAGGCACCGGTCGGAGCTTCGATGATCGAGCTCGTCTTGGGGCGCGCACGCGCCGTCTGGACTGACCGGCGCGGCGGAGTCTCGGAGCCGCCGTACGATCGTGCCAACCTGTCGTTGCGGTGCGGCGACGACACGGCTGCTGTTCTGGAGAACCGCGGGCGTGTGGCCGACGCGCTGCGCGTCGAACCGCCCGAGCAGTGGTGGTGGCTCGACCAGGAGCACGGCCGGACGGCCGTGGTGGCAGCTGGCCCGCCGCCACGCGAAGGCGTCGTGGCTGACGCGGCAGTGACGACCCAGACCGGCGTGCCGCTTGTCGTGCTCACGGCTGACTGCGCGCCGATCGCGCTGGCGTGTGATGACGCGGCCGGCGTGGTGCATGCCGGTTGGCAGGGCTTGCTGGCCGGCGTCATCGAAGAGGCGGTGGCGACCCTGCGGGCGATCGGGAGCGGTGAGGTGCAGGCTGCGCTCGGACCGTGCATCCATCCGGCGCGATACGAGTTCGGTCCTGCTGAGCTCGATCGTGTGATCGCACGGCTCGGACCGAGCGTGGAGGCGCGCGCGGCGAGCGGTTCGCCGGCGCTCGATCTTCCCGCTGCGGTCCGGCTCGCGCTCGAACGCGCCGGGGTCACTGCGTTCACGGATGTGGATGTGTGCACGTCGACTTCGAGCAACCACTTCTCCCATCGCCGCGACGGTGAGACCGGGCGCCAGGGTCTCGTGGTTGTCCTCGACCCGTGAGCGGAGCGGCGGCGTCGGTTGAGGCGAACGTCGCATCGGTGCGAGCGCGGATCGCCGACGCGGCGCGCCGCTCAGGGCGTGATCCCGCTGAGGTGACGCTGGTCGCCGCGACCAAGACCGTTCCGGTCGAGGTGCTGGCCGCCTTGGTTGCCGCCGGGGTCGACGACCTCGGTGAGAACCGGGCCCAGGAGCTGCTCGCGAAGGCGTCGGTGCTCGCTGACGAGTCGGTTCGACCACGCTGGCACTTCATCGGGGCGTTGCAGCGCAACAAGGTGCGAGCGTTGGCTCCGTGGGTCGACCTGTGGCAATCGGTCGATCGGGAGCTCGTCGGGATTGCCGTCGCGCGTCAAGCCCCAGGTGCCCATGCGCTCGTCGAGGTGAACCTCGGAGACGAACCCACGAAGGCCGGTTGCGCGCGCGGTGAGGTCCCCCGGCTGGTTGACGTGCTGCGCGAGCTCGGCCTGAGCGTGGATGGCCTCATGACGGTGCCACCCGCGGGGTCCGACCCGCGCCGTTGGTTCGCGTCGTTGGCCGACCTTGCCGCGCGCGTTGAAGTCCCCGATCTTTCGATGGGGATGAGCGAGGACTTCGAGGTCGCCGTGGAGGAAGGCGCCACGATCGTGCGTGTCGGTCGCGCCCTTTTCGGACCGCGAGCCGTCTGACCAGCGCCGCAGGATCGTCGCGGAGCGGGGGTACTCTGGCCACACGGAGGGCGTGCAACTGCCTGCACGCGATGGTGTGGCTTCCTTGTGGCGCCGTGCGATGGTCTATCTGGGCCTTCAAGACGATGAGGACTATTCGTACGACCAGTACGGGTACGCCGCGCACGACGAAGACCCGTATGCCGGCGACGACCCGTACACCGGCGATGCGCGCCCGCCCGGGCAGGGTGGTGGCCCCGACTACGCAGAGGTCGGTGCGCGCGGCTTCCCCGAGACCCGCGACGTGCGCCCAGTCCGAGAGGCGCCGGCGTCGCCCGCGCGTGAGTACGGCGAGCCCGCGGTGCGCCCGCTCTCGCGTGACGAGCCGCCGTCGGGGGTGACCGTCACCAAGCCGGCGGTGGTGCGAGCCGTGCCGACGTCGGCGGCGCGGGTGCACGTGGTCGAACCTCACGGGTTCAACGACGCGCCGGAGATCGGCGACCGGGTCAAGGACAACCAGGCGGTGATCCTGAACCTCCAGGATGTGCCCCGCGAGCTTCAGCGCCGTCTGATCGACTTCAGCAGCGGTCTCGCGTACGCGGTCGGTGGCTCGATGTCACGAGTTGCCGATGCCGTGTTCCTCGTCACCCCTCTGAACGTTCACCTCTCCGAGGAGGAGAAGGAGAAGCTCAGGGGCCGCGGCCTGTATCGCCGCGACTAGCGCGAGACAAGGGCGGGTGCTCTGAGTGCAAGAGGTCCTCTGCAACGTCATCACGGTCTTCATCGTGCTGCTGTTCGTGCGGGCGGTGCTGTCGTGGTTCCCCGTCGAGCCGGGGTCGTTCCTGGCCCAGTTGAACGAAGTGCTGATCCTCCTCACCGACTGGGCCGTTCGCCCGCTGCGCCGCATCATCCCCCCGGTCGGGATGCTCGACATGTCGTTCCTCGTGCTGACGTTCGGGTTGTTCATCCTCAGGGGTGCGATCTGCTGAGACGGCGACCGCTGCAGTCCCGAGAATCGTTGCAGTAGCGGAGCGAACAGCCTCTTCGAACCGACTCGCCCGCTGTCACTAGCATTGTTGGCCATGGCAACCATGGACATCACGCCGCAAGAGCTCCGCGACATCGAGATCCGCGAAGCTTGGCGCGGGTACCACCGCGACGACGTCGACGAGCTGCTCGAGCGAGCTGCCGCGACGATCGAGCAGCTCGAGATGGAAGTCACGCAGGCGCGCTCGCGCGGCGGCGGTGCTCCGCTCGCGGCACCCGCGCCGATGGCCGCACCCGCCGCCCCGCAGCCCGCACCGGCGATGGTCGCCCCTCCGGTCCGTACGCCGGAGACCGATGTCATCCAGCGCACGCTGCTGTTGGCCCAGAAGGCCGCCGACGAAGCGGTCGCAGAGGCGAAGGCCAAGGCGAGCGAGATCCTCACGGAGTCAGAGGAGCGCGCGCAGCAAGTTGTCGCCGAAGCCGAATCCAACGCGCGGCGCATCGCCGACGCAGAGAAGGCGCGCCTCGAAGAGGACATTGCCCGTCTGACCGAAGCGCGTGACACGCTCACTGCCGACGTCGACGCGCTCGAGCGGTTCGAGCAGGACTACCGCGAGCGCCTGCGCCTTGCGATCCAGGCGGAGCTGGAGCTCCTGGAGGCGAGCGTGGCAGGCGAGGGCCGTCCCGAGCTGCACGAGGTGGATCTGCCCGACAGTGGGCCGTCCTGGTCGGCGTCGCAAGAGGGTGTCGCGCCCGTCGCGCCCGTCGCGCCCGCGCCGCCGTCTGCCGCGGCACCGAGCCCGACGCCGACCGTGCACATCGAGGCGGTTCCCGCATACGAGGCGGCCACGGCCGAGCCCGACTGGGATCCGGCACCCGCCGGGGGTTGGAGCGACGCGCCTGCCGCGGGCGACGACCGCACCGACCTCGGACTCGCCGTCGAAGATGACGACGACGTCGTCCCTCAAGGCGACAGCCTCGATGACGACGCGTTCTTCGCGTCGCTGCGCGAAGCCGTGCGTGACGACGCGCCGCTCGGACCGGCGCGTGAAGAGGACGCCGCCTACTTCGACGAGGACGATACCGAGGAGCACCGCCGCCTGTTCAAGCGTCGCCGCTAGCAGCTCACCTCAGGCTTTCTGCACCACCACGCGGCACTCGGCATCGCCGACGGTCAGTGTCGCCGTGGACGCATCGCCGGCGTCCTCGATCACGTCGAAGGTCACCGCGAGCACCTCGGCCATGATCCAGTCACGGTGCTCCAGCGCCGCCTCCGCGAGCTCCCCGGAGCAGTGGAGCGCCACCCGGATGCGGTCAGACAGCTCGAGGCCCAGCTCCTTGCGGTGGTCGTTGATGGCACGGACCAGCTCGCGCGCCGTGCCTTCCCGTCGCAGCGCGCCATCCACGGTGGTGTCGAGGGCAACGGCAACGCCTGACTCCTGCACGAGGACGAGCTCGTCGTGCGCGGTCGCTCGGACATCGAGGTCGTCGGGCCCCAGCTCGAAAGTCTCACCGTCGATGTCGAGGCGATAGCAGCCGTCTGCCTCCAGCGCGCGCCGCACCGAATCGCCTTCAGCGGACGAAAGGAGCTCTTTCGCCCGCGGCATGCGTGAGCCGAGCCGCGGCCCGAGCGTCCGAAAGTTCGGGACCACCGTGAACTCGAGCAGCCCTTCGAGGTCGTCGAGGACGTCCACGGTCTTGACATTGAGCTCGTCGGCGATCTCGGCCTTGAGCTCCTCGGTCAACGAGGCGTGGTCGGGCAGCAGCACGAGTGCGCGCGGGAGGGGTTGACGCACCTTGAGCCGTGCTTCGGCGCGTGCGGCGCGGCCCAAGGTCACGACTTGGCGCGCCTGTGCCACCGCGTTTTCCAGTGCGGGGTCGATTGCACCCTCGTCGACGGTCGGCCAGTCGGCGAGGTGCACCGATCGCCCTGCCCCTGCGAGGTTGCCGTACACCTCGTCCGCCATGAAGGGACAGAACGGCGCGAGCAGCTTGGTCACCGTGACGAGGCACTCGTACAGCGTGGCGTGGGCCGCGGGATCGGTGGACTTCCAGAACCGTGACCGACCGCGACGCACGAACCAGTTGGAGAGGTCGTCGACCATCCGCTCGAGCTCCTGGGCGGCCCTCAGGGCGTCGAAATGCTCCAGGGCAGTGGTCACGTCGCGCACGGTCGAGTGCAGACGCGAGCGTGCCCAGCGGTCGAGCACATGCGACGGTGCCGGCGCACGTGTTGTGCTCGGCTCCCATCCATCGAGGTTCGCGTACGTCACGAAGAAGGAGTACGTGTTCCAAAGGGTCACCAGGAAGCGTCGGGTGGCTTCGTCGATGCCCTCCTCGTACACGCGCCGACTTGTCCACGGAGAGCCTGCCGAGAAGAAGTACCAGCGCAGGGCGTCGGCGCCGCGCCTCCCCAGGATGGACGACGGGTCGATGGCGTTGCCGCGCGATTTCGACATCTTCTGTCCATCGCGATCGACGATGTGGGCGAGGCAGACCACGTTCCGATAGGGGGAGTGTCCGAAGACCAGCGTGTTCACCGCGAGCAACGAATAGAACCAACCTCGGGTCTGGTCGATGGCCTCACAGATGAAGTCGGCGGGGAAGCGCTGCTGAAAGAGCTCGTCGTTCTCGAATGGGTAGTGCAGCTGAGCCGCGGGCACCGCACCCGAGTCGAACCACGCATCGAGCACCGGCTCCACCCGCTGGGCCCGCCCGCCGCACTGCGCGCATTTGATCTCGATCTCGTCGACCATCGGTCGGTGCAGGTCGAGATCGCCGAGATCGCGACCGGCGAGAGTGGCGAGCTCGTCGCGTGAGCCGACACAGGTGTCGTGTGCACAATCGACGCAACGCCAGAACGGCAGTGGCGTCCCCCAGAACCGGTCACGCGAGAGCGCCCAGTCGACGTTGTTCGCGAGCCAGTCGCCGAAGCGCCCGTCCTTGATGTGCTCGGGGTGCCAGCCGATGGTCGCGTTCTCGCGCAGCATGTCGTCGCGGCGCTCGGACGTGGAGGCGAACCACGTGGGCTTGGCCCAGTAGATGAGGGGAGTACGACAGCGCCAACAGTGTGGGTACGAGTGGGTGTAGTTCTCGACCTGTTCGAGTCGCCCCGCGTTCGCGAGCGCGTCGACGATGTCGGGGTCGGCATCCTTCACGAAGCGGCCCGCGTACGGCGGCACGGTCGCGTCGAACCTGGCCGCGGCGTCGACCGGGTTCAAGAGGGGGAGCGCTTCGCGCTCGCCGACCTCGCGGTCGACCTCGCCGAACGCGGGCGCGAGGTGCACGATGCCGGAGCCATCCTCCAACGTCACGAAGTCGGCCGCCACGACCCGCCAGGCGTCGAGGTTCGCATCGGCCGGAAGGAACTCGAAGGGGCGCTCGTAATGCAGCCCGACGAGATCGTTGACCGCGACCGGGCCGACTATCTCGGTGTCTTCCCCGAAGATCGCGCCGACACGTGCCGCAGCCAGCACGACGTCGCGCCGACCCGAGCGCCCACGGACGCGTACGTACTCGACGTCCGGACCGACTGCCGCGGCGACGTTCGAGATGAGCGTCCACGGCGTGGTCGTCCACACCAAGAGATCGAAGTCGCGATCGACGACGGGGAAGCGAACGTAGATCGAAGACTCGGTGATGTCCTCGTAGCCCTGCGCCACTTCGTGACTCGAGAGCGCAGTGCCGCATCGCCCGCAGTACGGCACGACCTTGAAGCCCTCGTAGATCAGTCCCTTGTCCCACATCGTGCGCAGGTGCCACCAGACGCTTTCGATGTACTCGTTGCTGAGCGTCCAGTACGCGTTCTCGGTGTCGATCCACATCCCGATGCGCGTAGTGAGTGTCGACCAGGCGTCCACGTAGCGATGCACCGATTCTCGGCAGCGTTGGTTGAACTCGGCGATGCCGAACTCCTCGATGTCACGTTTTCCCGAGAAGCCGAGCTCCTTCTCGACCTCGAGCTCTACAGCGAG harbors:
- the ftsW gene encoding putative lipid II flippase FtsW; this encodes MTAPRTAARPGTYVMLVATIAVLNVVGVVMVLSASSVFSLESHGSAWYTFTRQVAWTLLGVIGFAVTLRIDYRRWRRVVEPLLVVTGVMLVLVLVPPFGLEVAGARRWLGVAGWSVQPSELAKLALVLFAAEILTRREHEVLEWRRVLRPVLFVLGGFAVLVCMEPDLDSALLIALIVGTVLMVGGVRIAHLAAVGGTGAAAAAVFTLSTGYRRDRLLTFLNPAADAANTGYQATQSFIALGSGGISGVGLGAGRAKWLFLPNAHTDFIFAVIGEELGLIGTFIVLVLFIAFVMLGTITAMRAPDRFGTLLAAGITVWIGAQAAVNMGGVVGLMPASSVPLPFVSFGGSALVVTMVGAGILANVARQSR
- the murG gene encoding undecaprenyldiphospho-muramoylpentapeptide beta-N-acetylglucosaminyltransferase, with amino-acid sequence MTTKDAPVFALVTGGGTGGHVYPAIAVAQELVRRGHPKESVYFVGAQRGLEATAVPAAGFTIDLLPGRGIRRSLRPAALRDNVSALFGACRAFTKAFRLVGRVRPRVVFGVGGFASLPCVVAARLRRVPAVVHEQNAAPGLANRIGVRLGARPAVSIPGTRLRGAVVTGNPIRPEISAVTRALAAPPLVAVFGGSLGAQRLNDSAVALAALWRDRDDIEVLLVTGRRDHERSSARLRAVRGPEDRLPFQVVAYEEHMEGVYARSALVVSRAGAVTVAELAATGTPALLVPLPGAPHDHQTRNAETLVAAGAAVLVPDGELDGVRLAAAVDELLVDQGQLAAMSSAARSLARPDAAQRVADLVEEVARAA
- the murC gene encoding UDP-N-acetylmuramate--L-alanine ligase, whose translation is MPPDLDLSNARALHIIGVGGAGMSAIAAVLARMGHRVSGSDLKESARTERLRAMGVDVALGHDGSNLPAALDAVVVSTAVPPTNPEVVAALEREIPVLRRAQALGAIVATRRGIAVAGSHGKTTTSSMLTLCLRAAGWHPSFLIGGDLNEVGTNAAYDTGEWLVVEADESDGTFLELEPEAGIITNVEADHLDHYGDFPHLVAAFASFLERVPGPRVVSADDAVARDIGSAHPGVLTFGTAEDADYRIQRYVGERAGSTFDLARDGHVIGTIELPVPGAHNASNATAAAALALEVGVPFDAVRSALAGFGGVARRFQFRGEVAGVTLVDDYAHIPGEVTAMVRAAREGDWKRVVVIFQPHRFTRTARLWRDFADAFVNADAVVLTDVYGAGEVPQPGVSGRLLVRSVLDAHPELPVTYLPRHADVVKHALHLARPGDVLLTLGAGDITTVLDEWLGSEVVS
- the murB gene encoding UDP-N-acetylmuramate dehydrogenase produces the protein MAGLRGGVVTLAEIADALEARVPGGVTRDARIAEFTTYRVGGPAAVLVRVANEAALREVAAVLACPQPPVLIIGRGSNLLVAEAGFPGVGLVLDGAFEEVNVDAQSGLVRAGGATALPVLARRAAAAGVGGLEFFVGIPGSVGGAVKMNAGGHGRETSDVLVRVWLFDVFGAPDAPIGERAASDLALAYRHSNVGPAHVVVSAEVVGEPDDVASCEARIAEIVRWRREHQPGGSNAGSIFQNPPNDSAGRLIDAAGLKGLRVGGAFVSPKHANFFQAEPGATADDVAQLVETVRERVAATMGVALVPELRMVGFPHRDQEDDG
- a CDS encoding FtsQ-type POTRA domain-containing protein; translation: MIREAGRRRLRRLLWVLGAVAVAAAATGAVLSPILDVNQIAVVGVDGAHGPEVRAAAGVARGAPLMLVDTGAATERIENLAWVDEARVSRQLPGTLRVEITPRFPVAWRPGDPGEVELIDRRGVAVTTAPAPPAGLPQLQAEGPDVPIGARIASALGSALAPQVATLVVAGGHGRLLLVTGPEVRLGEASDLAGKVRAAAAVLDALNGLNVNYIDVRVPSAPATG
- the ftsZ gene encoding cell division protein FtsZ encodes the protein MGEPQNYLAVIKVVGVGGGGGNAVNRMIDAGLKGVEFVAVNTDAQSLLISDADVKLDIGRQLTRGLGAGSDPELGRQAATDHRDEIEEVLKGADMVFVTAGEGGGTGTGGAPVVAEVARSLGSLTIAIVTRPFSFEGRRRSVQADGGIQRLRAVVDTMIVVPNDRLLEVADEKSSLLTAFKMADDVLLQGVQGIADLITTPGLINTDFADVRAVMKDAGNALMGIGTASGEGRALSAARSAISSVLLEASIEGARGLLLNVAGPSDLGLFEVNEAAEVVKETAHPDANIIFGATIDDSLGDEVRITVIAAGFDRAGESREITRRTEPTLGLADGPARAGFDDEEDGSSDDDDDFDVPEFLR